The segment AATCACATTCTTGATCTGAACAAGGACAAGTGGTGAAAagcttttgatatttctttcaTCAATAATCACTGAGCGACACTTGAGAGTTCCATATGAGGTATAAGTTGTCTTCATTAAACATCCTGGACTTAGGATTTTGTTGATGATATACAAAAGAGGTGCATGACTCATCAGATATGTGTAAGGAGGTTATCAAAGTTTTGGAGCAAAACGGCAGGCAGGCAGAAGAACAGCAACTTAACCAGCTAGTGTCATGTTGTATAAGCAATCAACAGAAGAATGGCTAAACAACTTCAGAGGAAGATGGAAGACGATGATCTCAACAGATCCCAGGTTGTTTATACAGGAACAAGCTCTTGCAATCTGTGGCTAAGAGGCACTAAACAAAGTGATGGAGCTTGCACTTTACTAATACGTTTTTAGAGGAACGGAACAAGTTTTTTCAAGAGAGTCTATGATGTGATCTAAAGTTTGATAGAGAAGCACTTTACTAATACGTTTCGTTTCTGTTACCATGAGGACTTACTTACATGGCCTCAGTTCACCTCCGGTGCTGTGCAAGACTAAGAAGCAAAGCATGTCTCTTTGTATACAATAAGCAAAACATGTCTCTTTGTATTGGTTAGTTCCACCTTAATGCTAAAAGTTtatcaactcttttttttttttaacctttttagcTAGGTACGTGGTACATGTACATATCGCCAGAGAGAGACGAGAATACGACGAGATGGTTTAATATAAACTCCAAATTCGTTTATAACGGTTTGTTTTCGTTTTGGAGCGATGGGGTTCATTTGTTCATTTTCTAAAGTTATGCGgcagtaaaataaataatagaagAAATAGAGGAgtaaagataaataaaatccACTTCCGATAAGGTCACATGGACATTGTTTGTTTTCTGTCCAGAACGCTTTCCTGAGAAGAGGCTTCTTCTTCTCCTAAACCTCCTCACACAACGAACGGTACCTTCCTTCGAGTCTTTTAAAGCTTTTTATCTCTTTCAACGTTTATTCGATTTCGTAATCTTTAAGCTTTAGCGCTATATATAAagcttttaactttttttttgttttggttctgGAGAAGTGATGGGGTCGCTTGTTCGCGAATGGGTTGGGTTTCAGCAATTTCCAGCAGCTACCCAGGAAAGGTTAATTGAATTCTTCACCAAATTGAAGCAAAAggtttcttcttttcttaaaaaaattgtttctttgcactttttaaaaattttttttaaagggttGTGTAATTTTGCAGGATATGAACTCATTGACAGTTGTTGTAATGGGCAAAGGCGGTGTGGGAAAATCATCCACTGTCAACTCTCTTATTGGTGAACAAGTCGTCCGTGTCAGTCCCTTCCAGGTACTGTGTTTAGTTTAGTTGAATTTGCAATAATTGAAGCTGAGAGATTAAGAAAGTGTGGTGTTTTTTTCAAATTGTAAGGCGGAAGGTTTGAGGCCAGTGATGGTTTCAAGAACAATGGGAGGCTTCACTATAAACATTATTGACACCCCTGGCCTTGTCGAAGCTGGTTATGTCAATCACCAAGCCCTCGAGTTAATCAAAGGGTCAGTCACTACTAGTACTCTTTTTAATTCCCTCCTATGACAAGTTCACTGTGTTGGTGATTCTTTGTGTGTTTTGGTTCTTACTTTGTCTTTGGTTTTGGGGGCAGGTTTCTTGTGAACAGAACAATAGATGTGTTGCTGTATGTTGATCGTCTGGATGTGTATAGAGTGGATGAGCTAGATAGGCAAGTTGTTCAAGCCATCACCCAAACCTTTGGAAAAGAGATTTGGTGCAAAACGTTACTTGTTCTGACTCATGCTCAGTTCTCCCCACCCGATGACCTTTCCTATGAAACTTTTTCCTCCAAGAGATCAGATTCTCTCCTCAGAACCATCCGCGCTGGTTCCAAGATGGGGAAACAACAGTTTGAGGTATTATGGCTTTACAGTATTATTACCATGTTTGGGAAAAGAATCAGAGTTATAATGCTTCTACTTGCTTGTAGGATTCTGCAATTGAGGTTGTGTATGCGGAGAACAGTGGGAGATGCAgcaagaatgacaaggaagaaAAGGTTTGTTTAATCTCTTGACCTGAACTGATTTGGAGAGTGTTACAAAAATTACTTAATGTGATCTTTCTCTCTTGGTTTAGGCATTACCAAATGGTGAAGCGTGGATCCCGAACTTGGTTAAGGCGATAACGGATGTAGCAACGAATCAGAAGAAAGCGATTCATGTAGACAAGAAGATGGTGGATGGATCTTACTCTGATGATAAAGGAAAGAAACTCATCCCTCTTATCATCGCCGCTCAGGTAAAAAGAACACATTTCATCCACTTTAGACACTACTGTCTTGGTCCAACTTTGCTAAataaacttttcttttctttctttt is part of the Brassica rapa cultivar Chiifu-401-42 chromosome A09, CAAS_Brap_v3.01, whole genome shotgun sequence genome and harbors:
- the LOC103843762 gene encoding translocase of chloroplast 33, chloroplastic — its product is MGSLVREWVGFQQFPAATQERLIEFFTKLKQKDMNSLTVVVMGKGGVGKSSTVNSLIGEQVVRVSPFQAEGLRPVMVSRTMGGFTINIIDTPGLVEAGYVNHQALELIKGFLVNRTIDVLLYVDRLDVYRVDELDRQVVQAITQTFGKEIWCKTLLVLTHAQFSPPDDLSYETFSSKRSDSLLRTIRAGSKMGKQQFEDSAIEVVYAENSGRCSKNDKEEKALPNGEAWIPNLVKAITDVATNQKKAIHVDKKMVDGSYSDDKGKKLIPLIIAAQYFVVKMIQGAIRSDVKISGKPL